AGCTTACGAAATGAATTCAAATTATGTTATCCGAGCAATCGTCATTACCAAGAGCATCATCTTTCCATTAACTTCATGCAAATAAACAGTGATGAAATGCAACCAATTTGATTTGCACTGGAAAATCACATTACCAGCATCATCTTTCCTTGCAACTTCCTGTAAATAAACAATGATAGTAAGTTTAAATCTAGAGCATTCAAAAAATTATACATACAAGAAGTAAAACATAGTTATGAATCCTGATTCAGTTAAGATGATAAAGTTCAAGGTTACAAGTTTCATGCAATCACGTTAGGGACTGAAATCTCCTTCTTATGAAGgtgttatattataattaaaaacaataaaaagaatctaccgaaaaaaaaagataatttttctttttcatagattCTTTTACATGTTTCATAGTACTAGTACGAACCAATAATCACAAGGACAACAACGGTTACTACAAGAACCACAATTTAAAATCCGAAACAAAAATTATACTTGCAGCAGGTCGATCATCATTTTGTTTAGCACTGCAAGGCGTCTGTCAATATCTGTAATCCAACTAGCATTCAGTTGCAAGGTGGCTGTTAATTCAACACTATTTATGGATGACAAAGCTACAGACATTCCAAGTCCAAATTCAAACACCCGCATTACTACATCCAACTACGATTGTTAATTTGATTCAAAGCACCTTTTTGTTGCATTTGATTTAAAATGCAAACTAATAAGTACACTTGATCCATAGTTCACATTTATAATTTTCCATTCAATTAGTAAGCAAACCAAATCCATCATATAGTTTTAGTTCCCAGAACAAAAATGGAGTACCACATAAACTAGTACGCTTACCACAGTTCACGGCATCTTTCTCTAGATGTATATATATTTAATGGGATCTCTTAAAAATCTAGTTTCCAATGTTAAAACTACTACGGAAATAATAAATGAAAATCATTTCTACAAGTCTGCAAATCAAACATATCATATCATTTTGGAAAAAACAAATAACCTTACACATATTCTTAGAAGAAACCCATACCAAATTCAGAGTCTAAATGGCACAAAATTAGATGGAAAAACATGCAAAGGTGCTGAATTCAGAAAATTGACTTGACTGCCGGTACGTTCCACGCTCCATATTCGAAACTACAATTCCAAACAACATGCCCTGTTGAAAAACCATAGATGACACTATAACAGACATTTCTCGAGAAGAAACTATTAGCTAAAACCCCATCTATACGCGTCGAAACTAGCCTCTAAAAAGGCTGTTCGCGTAGTAATTATAAATGTTCGTTGACATTCTACCGAACATGCATTTCACAAATCCATCAATTCTAAATCCATAAATGTTATCAAAAATAGACCAAATTTAGCAATTGAAAGTCTTATAGCTCAATCAAAATCTCAACTCATATTGTAAAATCTAATACTACCTATACAAGTGGCATTGGCAAATGTTATTGTTTACAACCATGAGCAGTTCACAAGTTTTCGCAGGGCGTACCTTTGGAAAATAAGTTAAAAAAATGAATGGCACCCATGAGCAGTAGCCACCTAAAGTTAGCTTGGTACACACGACCACATTAATTCCAGGAAACTAAAAAATTTCCGAACTTGGTTAATCCGCTACCATCTTGCCATTATTTAAGCATACAAAGATCAGGCTCATAAAGAAGTCTTACATTTAATTACTGCAAATCAGATTGCACTAAGAAAGTCACCACGACCAAGAGAAAAAGGTTGAAACACAAGATGCCATTCTTCTTGTGATACTAGATACACTTTTATCCGTGAAATATCAATATTGATAACAATATACTAAACGTCGGTATTCCTGGAACCATAGTGTAAAagttcaaagatcaaaaaaaatatttggaagaCAAGCTTATACCACAGTACCCGATGACCCCAAATACCAAAGCTTACACCAGATTCAGGATACAAATGCAAACTTTTTGGTAAGTTCCTCTAGTTAATCCAAGAAATTGATTGTAACCTACAAGGTTATCATGGGTCTGAGGAGAAAACAAGTGGACATACCTATTTATGAAACCAAGAAGAGCACATGCATAACAACATATGCAGGAGATGCACAAACAACACTTGGCAATGATGATCCTGCGTCACTACCGCGCTTACAAATCTTCAATGGTGTTCCTACCATATAATGATGTTTTCCCAAGGCCGTCACTGAGACaaaaggaaacagaaaactaaagatTAGTATAAACAGGAAGTAGACCGTAGTAGTCTATAATTCTCTAGGAAGTAAGTTTTCTAGAACGGTCCTATGTCACGTAAATCTTGTAATGTTAATTGTTGTAAAGTCGATCAAATGGTTTCATCACATACAAACAAAATCATGATGAACTAGCCAAACTGTAACATTTATATAGAAACAATACTGAACCCTGGAATAGTAAGTGGTCAAATATACCGGAATATAAATCATTGGTGCCCCACCAAAGTAGGTCAAAAATAGCTCTGCATTCAAGGTTGCACTCATCAAAATAAGCCTCAGTTCTGGACACCGTGGAAGAAGGTCCCTTAGTATGATAAGAAAAAAGTCTGGATAACTAGAAAATGTAATGAATCACATAGTAGAATAACCAAAAAGATAACTAGGAATAAAACTTGAGTGCCAAAGGCTTTAGATTTTACCTTCATTCATTCCATGTTCATGAATCTTATCCACAATAACATGGGTAACACCTTTTAAACTTTTGTCATGCAGTAATCTCCTCAATAAAATGCCTATGGTGCAAAACAGAAGGCGAGTATCCCTCCCTCTCTGaccttccaaacaaactttatagCCAACCTTTTGTGAAGACAATGAATAGAGGAACTTTATTACTTAAGTTTGCGAATGATGAAAATGGTAAGTGAAAAACATCACAAATCATTGTAAGCGAGTGTGCAGATTCAGAAGGAATAACTTACAATTTCACCCAATTTTTCACCCCTCTCTGCAGCAACTATTTCAGAAACTTCCATGGAAGAT
Above is a genomic segment from Papaver somniferum cultivar HN1 chromosome 10, ASM357369v1, whole genome shotgun sequence containing:
- the LOC113319583 gene encoding DExH-box ATP-dependent RNA helicase DExH3-like → MYVVLTYAATSTWVVVYSICALKHKIRFGLFVVLSQVARCLLTTNSVGKTTQLPQYILESEIKATNRSACSIICTQPRRISSMEVSEIVAAERGEKLGEIVGYKVCLEGQRGRDTRLLFCTIGILLRRLLHDKSLKGVTHVIVDKIHEHGMNEDFFLIILRDLLPRCPELRLILMSATLNAELFLTYFGGAPMIYIP